Genomic DNA from bacterium:
AACTTACTATCAGTTATAGCTACCGGAACATTTTCCCCGAAGATAAGTTCAGGCGAATATTTGGCAATTATGCTCGAAGGCATTAAAGTTTAAACGGGCTTTAATTCATATTTCTTGATTTTTGTGTAGAGAGTCTTTGGGCTTATACCAAGCTGGTTAGCAGTCTGCGTTCTATCCCATCTGTTTTTATCCAGCACCTTCTTGATGTGCCATCGCTCAAGCTCTTCCATGCTCAAAATTTCCTCTGCATGTTCGATGTCAGTATGCTTTCTTGTTTGAACCTGGTATGACTGCGGGAGATTCAGATCTTCAGGATAGATAATATCACCTTCAGCAAATATTAAAGCTCTTTCGATTATGTGTTCCAACTCTCTAATGTTTCCGTTGAATGAATAACCAATCAGAAGATCCTCTGCTTCCTGTGAGAGATGCTTTGGTGAACGAATCGGAGATTTTTCTTTAATGAAATGATTTGCAAGCAGAAGAATGTCTTCTTTTCTATCTCTCAATGGCGGAATGGTAAGTGTAATAACATTCAGTCTGAAAAGTAAATCCTTCCTGAAATTTTTGTTGTCTGCTTCTTCAAGAAGATTTCTGTTTGTAGCACCAATGACTCTTACGTTTGAAGTTAGAGTAGTAATTCCTCCAATTCTTCTGTACTCGCCGTTCTCAAGGAATCGCAATAGCTTTGGCTGGAGGGCAAGACTAAGTTCACCTATTTCATCAAGGAATAAAGTACCGCCATGGGCAATTTCTACCAGACCTTGCTTGGTATTTTTAGCGTCAGTAAAGGCTCCTTTTTCGTGTCCGAAGAGTTCACTTTCGATTAGCTGATCAGGTAAAGAAGCACAGTTTATTACAACAAATGGTTTGTCTTTTCTCGCAGAGTGTTTATGAATGTATTCTGCCAGTAATTCTTTACCGGTTCCTGTTTCTCCTTCAATTAATATGTTTGAATCTGAAATTGCTGCTTTATTTGCAAGGGTTAGTACTCTCTTAAGCTGAGTACTATTTCCTATAATATTTTCAGATCCTTTTTTACTAATTTCTTTTGTTAAAATTTCAGTTTTAACTAGAAGCTCTTTGTGTTCAAGAGCTCTGCCGACTGTGAGCATTAGATCATCGAATTCGTAAGGCTTTGTTATAAAATCATAAGCTCCGGATTTAATGCATTCGATAGCTTTTCTCATTTCTCCCTGTGCGGATAGTATGATTACCTGCAAAGAAGCGCTGTAATCTTTTACGAATTTGAGTACCTCTTCTCCCTGAACC
This window encodes:
- a CDS encoding sigma-54-dependent Fis family transcriptional regulator, which encodes MASLKNSKILVCDDDETLCYLLKEQLLEEGFEVDAVYDGKYAIESIKRTNYDILLLDLNMKEVQGEEVLKFVKDYSASLQVIILSAQGEMRKAIECIKSGAYDFITKPYEFDDLMLTVGRALEHKELLVKTEILTKEISKKGSENIIGNSTQLKRVLTLANKAAISDSNILIEGETGTGKELLAEYIHKHSARKDKPFVVINCASLPDQLIESELFGHEKGAFTDAKNTKQGLVEIAHGGTLFLDEIGELSLALQPKLLRFLENGEYRRIGGITTLTSNVRVIGATNRNLLEEADNKNFRKDLLFRLNVITLTIPPLRDRKEDILLLANHFIKEKSPIRSPKHLSQEAEDLLIGYSFNGNIRELEHIIERALIFAEGDIIYPEDLNLPQSYQVQTRKHTDIEHAEEILSMEELERWHIKKVLDKNRWDRTQTANQLGISPKTLYTKIKKYELKPV